The Akkermansia sp. N21116 genome includes a region encoding these proteins:
- a CDS encoding sigma 54-interacting transcriptional regulator, protein MTPHPTLAGNSTELEILLEISKLLVRRNHMDELWDKILEVLRGRLPITRAALTLRHSHELVIEASFGLTDLARSLGKYRIGEGVTGRVAQSGKPEVIPDTTTDHTFLNRTRIRKEDQPESFLCVPIIHDEVVIGTFSIDYPQQSPEELDKLLNLMIVLANIMADAVEAFRAEVEEREHLQTENDRLRQQLGRQTRLPGLIGNSSPMREIQLQIIQVARSSATVLIRGESGTGKELIAQSIHYNSDRKQGPFIAVNCAALPENLVESELFGHEKGAFTGAHKMRKGRFEAASGGTLFLDEIGDISPGVQVKLLRVLQERIFERVGAQEPIRTNVRVIAATSRNLEEKMQEGSFREDLFYRLNVFPIIVPPLRSRKSDIVSLADYFLGKYNASYNKNILRISTPAINMLMSYHWPGNVRELENVIERAVLVSDNGVINSFDLPPSLQTAIATNTSISTIPGTSTGMDAQIASFETEIITDALKRNQGNVAASARDLQTTIRKLHYKINKLGITPPSYK, encoded by the coding sequence ATGACGCCCCATCCTACGCTTGCCGGAAACAGCACCGAACTGGAAATCCTGCTGGAAATTTCCAAACTCCTCGTCCGGCGCAATCATATGGATGAACTCTGGGATAAAATTCTGGAGGTACTCAGGGGAAGGCTGCCCATCACACGGGCAGCCCTTACCCTCCGCCATAGCCACGAACTTGTCATTGAAGCTTCGTTCGGATTGACGGATTTGGCCCGTTCGCTCGGCAAATACAGAATTGGGGAAGGTGTAACGGGGAGGGTCGCCCAGTCGGGAAAACCGGAGGTCATTCCCGACACGACAACCGACCATACCTTCCTCAATCGAACGCGCATCAGGAAGGAAGACCAACCGGAATCTTTCCTCTGCGTCCCCATCATCCATGACGAAGTCGTCATTGGTACATTCTCGATCGATTACCCTCAGCAAAGCCCGGAGGAACTGGATAAACTCCTGAACCTGATGATTGTCCTGGCGAACATTATGGCCGATGCCGTGGAGGCATTCCGTGCCGAAGTCGAAGAACGCGAGCACTTGCAAACGGAAAACGACCGTCTGCGTCAACAACTCGGGCGCCAGACCCGCCTGCCGGGACTCATCGGCAATTCATCTCCCATGCGGGAGATTCAGTTGCAGATCATCCAGGTAGCCCGTTCTTCTGCAACAGTCCTGATTCGTGGAGAATCCGGTACGGGCAAGGAACTGATCGCCCAATCCATTCACTACAATTCCGACAGGAAACAGGGACCGTTTATTGCCGTCAACTGTGCGGCTCTACCCGAAAACCTGGTAGAATCCGAATTGTTCGGCCATGAAAAAGGGGCTTTCACCGGAGCCCACAAAATGAGGAAAGGACGGTTCGAAGCCGCTTCGGGAGGAACGCTCTTTCTTGATGAAATCGGGGATATCTCACCCGGGGTACAGGTCAAACTCCTCCGCGTGCTTCAGGAACGAATTTTTGAACGAGTCGGCGCCCAGGAACCAATCCGTACAAATGTCCGCGTCATCGCTGCCACAAGCCGCAATCTGGAAGAAAAAATGCAGGAAGGCAGCTTCCGGGAAGACTTGTTCTACCGGTTAAACGTTTTCCCCATCATCGTACCTCCACTGCGATCGAGAAAATCGGATATCGTTTCCCTGGCCGACTACTTCCTTGGCAAGTACAATGCCTCGTACAACAAGAATATCCTCCGTATCTCTACGCCGGCAATCAATATGCTCATGTCTTACCACTGGCCGGGTAATGTCCGTGAGCTGGAGAACGTTATCGAACGGGCTGTTCTTGTTTCCGACAATGGAGTTATCAATTCCTTCGACCTCCCTCCATCCCTCCAAACCGCCATTGCCACCAATACATCCATAAGCACGATCCCGGGGACTTCGACCGGGATGGACGCCCAGATAGCTTCCTTTGAAACGGAAATCATCACAGACGCTTTGAAACGCAATCAGGGGAATGTGGCGGCATCGGCTCGCGACCTGCAAACCACAATCCGTAAGCTCCATTATAAAATCAACAAGCTCGGAATCACGCCTCCTTCCTACAAGTAG
- the gltB gene encoding glutamate synthase large subunit, with the protein MQFSSYLPQPQGLYHPQHEHDACGVGMVCDIKGRASHDIVLKGMTVLERLLHRGAAGSDPDTGDGAGILIQLPHAFLEASCPDISFPEPGCYGAACVFLPTDDSLASRCMKIAEDCILKDGFRLLGWRTVPVNLDAIGVQARLSAPSIRQFFIVPGNEQLRGEDLERSLYILRRTIERAMDEALPELGDRFYIASLSARTLIYKGLLKAPQLPRFYQDLTDPRLVSAVAVVHQRYSTNTFPSWPLAHPFHMLAHNGEVNTIKGNINQMNSRENFLSSPLFGENISRILPVIRSGQSDSACLDNVLELLVRAGRSLPHAMMMLIPQAWGSRHFMSEDVRGFFDFHAGIMEPWDGPAAVCFTDGLGAGAMVDRNGLRPVRYTVTCDGLLVLASEAGVLDQEPALVIKRGCLHPGQMLWVDFAAGRIAYDSEIKTHVSRLQPYRRWCEENRIHVHGFFDSVMAPTVNRELLPSRHALFGYTKEDLELILSPMAKTGVDPIGSMGNDTPLAVMSERPQLLFNYFKQLFAQVTNPPIDPIREELVMSLTTFIGNPPNILEETPAMARLIKLDRPILTSGDLDRLRECKEPDFRSLTLELSFDASAPDSLETGLDDLCARAEKAVRTGYSILILSDRNLPPDKAPIPSLLAVSAVNAHLVNLGLRTGSGLIVDTGEARETMHFALLLGYGATAICPYLAIETITKLWQDGALGESISEARALTNYIKALDKGLLKIMSKMGISTLRSYRRAQVFEAIGLDRSMVDRYFAGTESRVGGIGLKEVGRETLMRYEASRQEHIELENAGIYKYRKGGEKHLWTSELIGLFQRAVRNADYGKFKEFTAKMDDASQNLCTLRGLFRFKETTPVPLEEVESALQIVKRFVSGAMSLGAISREAHESIAIAMNRLGSMSNSGEGGEDPARYIPLGNGDSLCSAIKQVASGRFGVTAEYLAHAKEIQIKIAQGAKPGEGGQLPGGKVNEEIARVRHSTPGVTLISPPPHHDIYSIEDLAQLIYDLKNANPEARISVKLVSEVGVGTVAAGVAKGGADMVLVSGHDGGTGASPLTSIMHAGLPWELGLAETQQTLVLNNLRGSVRLQTDGQLKTGRDVIIATLLGAEEYGFATSVLIAMGCVLMRVCQKNSCPVGVATQDPELRKKFRGKPEYIVHFLMFVAEEVREYLARLGFRSIDEAVGRTDLLDINPAIEYWKTRNLDFSSILSPVANQSGHPVRFTTPHDHGVERFFDGKFMEFTRPALESGRPVEAAFPVANTDRSVGTMLSGKVALAYGHEGLPDDTVRLHFRGTAGQSFGAFLAHGVTLTLTGEANDYLGKGLSGGRIIVRPFEAATYSLEDNIIAGNVLLYGAINGTVFINGAVGERFAVRNSGATAVVEGTGNHCCEYMTGGTVVVLGPTGVNFGAGMSGGFAYVLDEDGSFDRRCNLSTIDLEPVKAPEDVARLHSLIEEHAELTGSPLARRILESWDDVLPKFVKVFPMEYRRVLSTMNAQEVPAPQSVHIRH; encoded by the coding sequence ATGCAATTCAGTTCATACCTCCCCCAACCACAAGGACTTTACCATCCTCAACACGAGCACGACGCTTGCGGCGTCGGCATGGTCTGCGATATTAAAGGCCGAGCTTCGCATGACATCGTCCTCAAAGGCATGACCGTGCTGGAACGCCTCCTGCATCGCGGGGCCGCCGGCAGCGACCCGGACACCGGAGACGGTGCCGGCATCCTCATTCAGCTCCCTCATGCGTTCCTTGAGGCCAGTTGTCCCGACATATCTTTCCCAGAGCCGGGGTGCTACGGTGCCGCCTGTGTTTTTCTACCCACAGATGACTCTCTGGCAAGCAGATGCATGAAAATCGCAGAAGATTGTATTCTCAAGGACGGATTCCGTCTCCTGGGATGGAGAACCGTCCCCGTCAATCTGGATGCCATTGGTGTCCAAGCTCGTCTTTCAGCTCCATCGATCCGCCAATTTTTCATCGTCCCCGGTAACGAACAACTCCGGGGGGAAGATCTGGAACGATCTCTTTATATTCTCCGCCGCACAATAGAGCGAGCCATGGACGAGGCTCTGCCGGAACTGGGAGACAGGTTTTATATTGCCAGTCTTTCGGCCCGAACCCTCATCTACAAGGGGCTTTTGAAGGCTCCTCAGCTTCCCCGGTTTTACCAGGATTTAACGGATCCCAGGCTTGTTTCCGCAGTAGCCGTCGTCCACCAGAGATATTCGACTAATACATTCCCTTCCTGGCCCCTGGCACATCCCTTCCACATGCTTGCACACAACGGGGAGGTTAACACAATCAAAGGCAATATCAATCAGATGAATTCCCGGGAAAACTTTTTGTCCTCCCCCTTGTTCGGGGAAAACATTTCCCGCATTCTGCCTGTCATACGTTCTGGGCAAAGCGATTCCGCCTGTCTTGACAATGTTCTGGAATTGCTTGTCCGAGCCGGCCGCAGCCTGCCTCACGCCATGATGATGCTGATTCCCCAGGCATGGGGAAGCCGTCATTTCATGAGTGAAGATGTCAGAGGATTTTTCGATTTCCACGCCGGTATCATGGAACCATGGGACGGTCCGGCTGCCGTTTGCTTTACGGATGGACTGGGCGCCGGGGCCATGGTGGATCGCAACGGTCTGAGGCCGGTGCGCTACACGGTTACATGTGACGGATTGCTTGTTCTGGCATCCGAAGCCGGCGTTCTGGACCAGGAGCCGGCTCTGGTGATCAAACGCGGATGCCTGCATCCCGGACAAATGCTCTGGGTCGACTTTGCTGCCGGACGCATTGCATATGACAGCGAGATCAAAACCCATGTTTCTCGCCTCCAGCCCTATCGTCGCTGGTGCGAGGAAAACCGTATCCATGTCCACGGATTTTTCGATTCCGTTATGGCACCTACCGTCAACCGTGAACTTCTGCCCAGTCGCCACGCTCTATTCGGCTACACGAAGGAAGATTTGGAACTTATCCTCTCCCCCATGGCAAAAACGGGCGTCGATCCCATCGGTTCCATGGGTAACGATACGCCCCTGGCAGTCATGTCGGAACGCCCCCAACTGCTATTCAACTATTTTAAGCAATTGTTCGCGCAGGTTACCAATCCTCCGATTGACCCGATCAGGGAAGAACTTGTCATGTCGCTCACCACCTTCATCGGCAACCCACCCAACATCCTGGAGGAAACTCCCGCCATGGCGCGATTGATCAAACTGGATCGTCCCATCCTGACATCCGGAGATCTGGACCGCCTCCGAGAGTGCAAGGAACCGGATTTTCGTTCTCTCACCCTGGAGCTTTCATTCGATGCCTCGGCTCCCGACTCTTTGGAAACAGGTCTGGACGATCTTTGTGCACGGGCGGAAAAAGCAGTGCGCACAGGGTATTCCATTCTCATCCTCTCCGACCGCAATCTGCCGCCGGACAAAGCTCCCATACCATCGCTTCTGGCAGTATCCGCCGTCAACGCCCACCTCGTCAATCTGGGACTTCGTACGGGATCCGGCCTAATTGTCGATACCGGAGAAGCTCGTGAAACGATGCATTTTGCTCTGTTGCTCGGGTACGGTGCCACGGCTATTTGCCCCTATCTCGCCATAGAGACAATTACGAAATTGTGGCAAGACGGAGCACTGGGAGAATCCATTTCCGAAGCCCGGGCGCTTACCAATTACATCAAGGCCCTGGACAAGGGATTGCTTAAAATCATGAGCAAAATGGGAATTTCCACTTTGCGCAGCTACCGGAGGGCTCAGGTTTTTGAAGCTATCGGCCTGGATCGTTCGATGGTGGATCGCTACTTCGCCGGAACTGAATCCCGAGTCGGCGGAATAGGGTTAAAGGAAGTGGGACGAGAAACGCTCATGCGCTACGAAGCATCCCGCCAAGAACATATCGAACTGGAAAACGCCGGAATCTACAAGTACCGTAAGGGAGGAGAAAAACACCTCTGGACATCCGAACTCATCGGACTTTTCCAGCGTGCCGTCAGGAATGCCGACTACGGCAAATTCAAGGAATTTACCGCGAAAATGGACGATGCTTCGCAGAACCTTTGCACTTTGCGCGGATTGTTCCGGTTCAAGGAGACGACGCCAGTCCCACTTGAAGAAGTGGAATCTGCTCTCCAAATTGTCAAAAGATTCGTCAGCGGCGCCATGTCTCTGGGTGCTATCTCCCGGGAAGCACACGAGAGTATCGCCATTGCCATGAACCGCCTCGGCAGCATGTCCAACTCCGGCGAGGGCGGAGAAGATCCAGCCCGCTACATCCCCCTGGGAAACGGGGATTCCCTCTGCTCCGCCATCAAGCAGGTTGCTTCGGGCCGATTCGGCGTGACGGCAGAGTACCTGGCACACGCCAAGGAGATACAAATCAAAATTGCCCAGGGAGCCAAGCCGGGAGAAGGAGGTCAACTTCCCGGAGGAAAAGTGAATGAAGAAATTGCCCGCGTGCGTCATTCCACGCCCGGAGTAACCTTGATTTCTCCGCCGCCGCACCACGACATTTATTCCATCGAAGACCTGGCTCAATTGATCTACGACCTGAAGAATGCCAATCCGGAAGCCCGGATATCGGTCAAGCTGGTCTCCGAAGTCGGCGTAGGAACAGTTGCGGCAGGTGTCGCCAAGGGTGGGGCTGACATGGTGCTGGTTTCCGGTCATGACGGAGGCACGGGAGCTTCTCCCCTGACATCGATCATGCATGCAGGCCTCCCTTGGGAGCTGGGACTTGCAGAAACCCAGCAAACTCTTGTCCTGAACAATCTGAGGGGTTCCGTCCGCCTGCAGACGGACGGTCAGCTCAAGACGGGGCGCGACGTGATCATTGCCACTCTTCTGGGAGCGGAAGAGTACGGTTTTGCTACGTCGGTTTTGATCGCCATGGGGTGTGTCCTCATGCGCGTTTGCCAAAAGAATAGCTGCCCGGTCGGTGTGGCCACCCAGGATCCGGAACTCCGCAAAAAATTCCGTGGAAAGCCCGAATATATTGTCCACTTCCTCATGTTTGTTGCAGAAGAAGTCCGGGAATATCTGGCTCGGCTCGGATTCCGTTCCATCGATGAAGCTGTAGGAAGAACAGACCTGCTGGACATCAATCCGGCCATTGAGTATTGGAAGACGAGGAATCTCGATTTCTCGTCCATTCTGTCTCCCGTTGCCAATCAGTCAGGACATCCCGTTCGTTTCACAACGCCGCACGACCACGGAGTCGAACGTTTCTTCGACGGCAAATTCATGGAGTTTACCCGTCCGGCACTGGAGTCGGGCCGCCCGGTAGAAGCCGCTTTCCCGGTAGCCAACACGGATCGTTCCGTCGGGACCATGTTGTCCGGCAAAGTCGCCCTGGCTTACGGTCATGAAGGATTGCCGGATGATACTGTCCGTCTCCATTTCCGCGGTACGGCAGGACAATCGTTCGGAGCTTTTCTGGCTCACGGAGTTACCTTGACCCTGACAGGGGAAGCCAACGACTACCTGGGTAAAGGGCTTTCCGGAGGCAGAATCATCGTCCGCCCCTTTGAAGCGGCTACCTATTCTCTGGAAGATAACATCATTGCGGGGAATGTCCTGTTGTATGGAGCAATCAACGGTACGGTATTTATCAATGGTGCAGTCGGTGAACGTTTCGCCGTCCGCAATTCCGGGGCAACAGCAGTCGTCGAGGGTACAGGCAATCATTGCTGCGAGTACATGACGGGCGGTACAGTCGTTGTCCTCGGACCGACGGGGGTTAACTTCGGGGCAGGCATGAGTGGCGGTTTTGCCTATGTGCTGGACGAAGACGGTTCATTCGACCGCCGCTGCAACCTATCCACTATTGACCTGGAACCGGTCAAAGCACCGGAGGATGTGGCACGCCTGCATTCCCTGATTGAGGAACATGCGGAACTAACCGGTTCCCCTCTGGCCCGCCGTATCCTGGAATCATGGGATGACGTATTGCCAAAGTTCGTCAAGGTGTTTCCGATGGAATACCGGCGGGTTTTGAGTACAATGAATGCACAGGAAGTCCCTGCCCCTCAATCCGTCCACATTCGGCATTAA